The DNA sequence tgattaaaataaaatgtccgaaatcgatttaaaaacaatttaatcttattccttgtcggttcctgattccaaaaacatatagatatgttatgtttggatttaaaacacgctcagaaagttaaaacgaagagagactccagaaaagcgtgctatgcagcacagcgcaaccactaccgcgctaaacaggctcgtcgatttcactgcgttttgcacgatcggcggacaacggtcattgtgaaaaaatgcagtgcgttcagtttcattctgtgagttccacagcttgactaaatgtagtaatttcgccttacgcgacttgtttgatatttcttagaaatacgagtatggtttgcaagttttattaaaaaaaaactctaccctgtgggattccctgtatacagggaatctccctacaggaactccacctacagggaatcccactcttttggtcgacatagaccccatcagccccaCTTGGACATTGACATACCCACATCAACAGCCAGGGTGCTCTCCCCTGTGCGGAgtgattttttgattttttgattatttttattttatgcaatttatatcgcgcacatattcaaggcgcagggatttatttatgccgtgtgagatggaatttttacacaatacatcacgcattcacggcctattattccaagtcacaagggtacgggtattttggtggaaatttttatctatgcctatacaattttgccaggaaagacccttttgtcaatcgtgggatctttaacgtgcacacccgtaccccaatgtagtgtacacgaaggggcctcggtttttcgtctcatccgaaagactagcacttgaacccaccacctaggtttggaaaggggggagaaaattgctaacgccctgacccagggtcgaactcgcaacctctcgcttccgagcgcaagtgcgttaccactcggccacccagtccactttTAAACCCGAAAGAGATAGCGTTCCGaaatcaagaattaaaaaactTAATAAATCAGTTAATAAATAAAAACACCGGACATTTAAGTCCACGATACATTCAATTATCATTATACATAAAGAAAACATTCATTAGACCTTGCATCTATCGGTCTTTAATACACAAGCGGTAAGAATGCACCCTGTAGTATACCACAGTTTTTTTTAGCTATGGGTCTTGTTGACTCTGTATGTAATAGTCTTGGTGACAACCATTTAGTTTTGATCCCAAGGTGGTGCTTGGGAATACCCTTTCATCAGTACAGATACAGAGTTTTCAGTTCTTTTCCCATACCCGGATTTTGTTGAGACATTACTTTTGATGTAGGTAATATGTGCATGGAATTTGTTGAATATTATTCCTCTGCTTCtatataaaagaaaagaaaaagaactaaaacaaaacaaaacgtagagagagagagagagagagagagagagagagagagagagagagagagagagagagagagagagagagagagagagagagagagagagatcaaatcaaatcaaatcaaatcaaatcaaattttattttacgagggttgtggcataagcaatataaacgagcttcttttcaaccagccctcgcccagagagggactattctaatcttgaatacatatatatatatacatacgtaaaacaattacaaaagataagcaaggcagaaaaactattcacatgactatatacacgttgtaggctatacatacattcttgcgttatgaaacactgatgctttatggacagatatgatcaatatgaaaataatcagaacgaagtcttccatcactgtgacttttcgtaatttgacataaaatgtaatgagaggtgttttttgaaagtattgagacttgttgggactcgaactgattccgggagagccaattccacaaaacgctgccagaataagctaaacttgatttaaagagatctatccgcggaatggggacgttgaattttcggcttggtttggctttaaattttgtaatgaaagcactcggtgagagagagagagagagagagagagagagagagagagagagagagagagagagagagagagagagaagagagagagagagagagagagacagagagagagagagacagacagagagagagagagagagagagagagcataaaTAAATCATCAAGCAAATAGCAGGTACACAGCTGTTAAAAAGATTAATATGTATAGAATAGACCGATCTCAGCAATACACACAACGCACGCACAACACAGAATCGTTGTTTCTTTTTGCATTTGACTACTGACACTGAAGGCAACAAAATGTATTCTCcccctaccccccacccccctattTTGCGTAATTCTCACCCCTATTGGGGCATAGTCTATCGTCACAAATCTTCAACATCGAGTAAAAAAACGCCTTCTTATGTAGGCTGCCTAGTACATTTATATCTGAACTTGAAGTCAGTTTAATTTTGAAGTAGAAAACTGAAGAACAAGAAACAGAGGGACCCCAAGATGAGACCAGCATCGTAGAAAGTACCATACAGCGATTGCAGAAGGAGTGATACACTGTTTAAATAAAGTAACGTCATCGTGCGCAAATAATAAACAGGGTAAaacagagggggagagaaagaaggtAGATATTCaaaaatgacaacaacaaaaattaaaaaaacacgaCAAGACATATAATATAACATAACATCAACGCAAAAGGGCATTGCTAGCACTGAAAAAATAACATCTCGGATTTTAGGTCATGTCTAATCGATGAGTGCCACCGCCTGTCATTTTTCACTGGAACAGCCTGCATTTTCCTTGTCTAATGGCCTTGCCAGCAAATTCAGCTGACCCTCACTTAAGCCAGCTATTCTCAAAACTTTTTCTCGCTCCACCAACTTTGACCGAACACAGACACGCATCATTTCTTCCACGGCGCTTGGCTGCCACTTGGGTACTTCTGATTGCACTTTGGCCATCAGTCTTTTGGTTCGCGCCTCCATCCGTCTTTTCTCCAGTTTTTCCAAAAAGGTGTTGAGTGTGTACAGAAAAGGATTCAGCGCCGAGTTGAGCGGTAAGACAAAGATGGCGATCCACACGTTGACCACGCCAGGGATGGGAACCCCGCTGAAGGCCAGGAGTCCTATCAGACCGACAGGGAACCAGCAGCAGAAGTCGGTGAAGACGACAAGGAAGAGACGGCGGGCGATGGTCGTGTCTTGTTGGCGGCGTTTTGACCCTGTGGCATCACCAGTCCTGCGTATAGCTGTGTAGATAACCAGCTGCCCCACGCCAATCAGAACGAACAGCACGAAGTTAAGAATGATGAAGATGGCAAAGGCGTAAAACTGTCCCGAGAACTGCTGCCTGGTGATGGGCAGAGGCAGACAGATTCCGTTCTGGCCGTAGAACTCCAGGCCAGCCATCAGAGGCACTGCGGCCAGGACCAGgcacgtgcaccacacacagcAGCACAGGGCGATGACAGATTTGGCTTTCAGATGAAGGCTGGCTTTGAACGGGTAGCACAGAACCAGCAGCCGGTCCAGAGTGATGCAGCAGATGACCAGGGCTGACACCTCGCTGGACACAAAGGCCAAGAAGCCAGCTGCTGTGCACCATGCACTGTGTCTCCACTCCCGTTCCTTCTCCACGTACTGACCCCGGAACTGCTCGTCTGCCGCGCCAATCATCATCAAGTACACGCCCATCAGCAGGTCAGAGGCACACAGGTTCTTCACCAGCAAGCGGAAAGGAAGTGACGTGGATCGTTCATCAGCTATCGTTCTGTAGACGAGCACCCCGGCATTGCCCGCGATGGAAAGTACAGACAGTGTCCAGAGGAACACCCTGAAGAAATCACTGCGTAGCAAGTCACTGCAAGAAGACAACTCGTCCACTGGAGCGTGGCACTCATTCAAAGTATTGAGATGGAAATACTGACAACACATATTTCCATCATCACTGTACAAGACCTGAAGGCTGCTGACACCCCAGAAAGCCTCGGAACCGTACGTGGTCAGTCGGTTGCTCCTCATGTTCAAGCTTGTTAGTTTGGACAGTGGACTCAGTGCCCTGTCGCTGATAGAGGTCACTTCTGTGTTGGTCAGGATTAGAGTTTCTAGATTGACGAGACCTGCCATTTTAAGAAAAGCAGCAAAAGTCAGGTCCAGATGTGAAACCAAGGGATTGTAAGACAGGTCAAGCCAGATGAGGCGGGAGAGGTCTGTCAGATTTAGCGACGACACACCTTTGAGCAGATTGTGGCTCAGGTCTAGAATCATCAGTTGTGTTGTGTCTCTCAGTGTCAAATTCCTCAGCTGACAGTTGGACAGGTTGAGAAACCTCAGGAATTCCATAACGTACAGATCTTCCCAAAACCCCTCCAAGATTTGTGCTCCGCTTAAATCAAGGTACCGCAACTTTGGATGTTGGAAGGGATTAAATGTAGCTTTGCAAGAGTAGGCAAAGCCTTCACACGTACAGTTTTCAGGACAGGGCAGATCACAGTAGCGTTCATCGTCCTTGTTGGGACATTCATACACACCGTTACACACCAAGTCAGGATGCAGACACAGTCCGAATTCATGGCAGCGGTAGTAACCCGGACAGGTCACGTTCTCCCAGGGGATGTCTTCGTCCTCGCCGTAAGGACAGTCCTTCTCGCCATTGTTGATCATGTAGGAAGGGATGCACAGCCCGCTCTGACATCTGAAGGTGGTGTCTGAACAATTTTCCGTGGCAGGTTTTAAATGGGACCAGCCCCATCCATCAAGAGACACCTCGGCAGGCATTTTTGTGTGTAGGGGAGGGTGCTGAACTTCTGCAGTCACCGGACAGTTGTCAAAGAACTGCTCAAATCCTTGAGGAACACACCCAATGCCTGGACAGAGAGCACCCACGTTACACGAGCTACAATAATCCTCATCACTTCCATCAAAACAGTCCGGAGCTCCGTCACATCGCCAAGATGACGTCACAAGTTGAAATGTCTGGCAAAGGAATGACGAGTTCTTCAAAGGCAGAAATCGCGGCTTTGTGCACGACGTTTCGTCACTCCCGTCAGCGCAGTCTTCCAGTCCGTCACAGACCTGAGTGTAGTGAACAGGGGGGCCGAAACGACATTGAAACAGGGGAAGGTTGTTCAGTGACAGCGTTGCTGTTAGGTGCTGATTGCCCCATGTGCATGCGTGAAACTGATGGACTATCGAACCGTCAGGACATGTCTTGGTGCGGATACTGTCGAGAGCTGAATTCATCGCTCCAGAGAAAGTGACTGGAGACACATTGGGTTTTGATGCGGAGATGAGGATGTTCTGTTTCATGCAGACATAGCCAGCTGGTGGCTCTGTGGAATAAACACAGGGTAGTGGCTCAAAGTAAGTGCAAGAGAACATTGTGAGCGCAGCACAGCCGAGTAAGGGGgcatctctctgtatctgtggCTGGCCATAGGCTATGGGACCTCTCATCCCTCCCCATTGCCACGTGTACCTGTACAGGTGTTGCAGCTTCACAGTGGCAGGTTGGAACTTTGTTAGTCCCACGGCGACATCAAAAAACCCACTGCGTCTAACGATGTTGCGGACAATCTCCAGACCCTCATCGTCCGGTAGTATGGCGAGCTCGGCGTTGTGTTCCGACCTGCAATTCTCCTCTGCTGCGTAGGGCATGGTTGTGGGGATGTGTCCGATCAACTGTTCATCAACGGGGTCAAAAACGAACTTGAGGCACTTGTCTTTGTATGGCACCCAGTCTCCACAGCCGGTGTTTTGGTAGCTGCAGTTGACCTCGTCTTCTCCCTCAACACACTGTCTGAGTCCGTCACACAGAAACGCTTCTGGTACTTGTACACCTTCCCCCGTGCAGTTGTACATCGTAGCACTCTCTCTAGGGCCACTGTCATTGTCATAATCGTAATCATTTTCATAGTCGTAATCGTAGTCATTATCATAATCGTAATCATTATCATAATCGTAATCATTTTCTCTAGATGTACTCTCATTATCATAATCATAATCATAGTCGTAATCATAACCATAGTCGTACTCGTTGATCACTTGAGTCGGAAAGGAGTCCAGTGGATGAGCGTA is a window from the Littorina saxatilis isolate snail1 linkage group LG10, US_GU_Lsax_2.0, whole genome shotgun sequence genome containing:
- the LOC138978395 gene encoding uncharacterized protein yields the protein MARKRHHSLQEKRVNLGLPSLCLTLILVMSVVSSFNNKTTTHATPAFSRALQATSKTAGWMSTPLRPITESVISGTPRQPSLQNQPSQRSPKSSSATKPPESSTVPDANASFASHSNSTRNALLSGEDETSTSTNAAETVSNANPLDLSESSVPDLTQFSHASSQPQMPEKGIETSTYGEGKKNNGKNKTNCEPVYHVSGMKGRVLWTRAKNDCASHVTWTINVPQGYGIVLNLHEWEMHDYCFAYINNLEDSGETLLVTDQHLTSIIENRDIDSPILTRLGELVIRIITPVTDRYKGVTRLNLSFYAHPLDSFPTQVINEYDYGYDYDYDYDYDNESTSRENDYDYDNDYDYDNDYDYDYENDYDYDNDSGPRESATMYNCTGEGVQVPEAFLCDGLRQCVEGEDEVNCSYQNTGCGDWVPYKDKCLKFVFDPVDEQLIGHIPTTMPYAAEENCRSEHNAELAILPDDEGLEIVRNIVRRSGFFDVAVGLTKFQPATVKLQHLYRYTWQWGGMRGPIAYGQPQIQRDAPLLGCAALTMFSCTYFEPLPCVYSTEPPAGYVCMKQNILISASKPNVSPVTFSGAMNSALDSIRTKTCPDGSIVHQFHACTWGNQHLTATLSLNNLPLFQCRFGPPVHYTQVCDGLEDCADGSDETSCTKPRFLPLKNSSFLCQTFQLVTSSWRCDGAPDCFDGSDEDYCSSCNVGALCPGIGCVPQGFEQFFDNCPVTAEVQHPPLHTKMPAEVSLDGWGWSHLKPATENCSDTTFRCQSGLCIPSYMINNGEKDCPYGEDEDIPWENVTCPGYYRCHEFGLCLHPDLVCNGVYECPNKDDERYCDLPCPENCTCEGFAYSCKATFNPFQHPKLRYLDLSGAQILEGFWEDLYVMEFLRFLNLSNCQLRNLTLRDTTQLMILDLSHNLLKGVSSLNLTDLSRLIWLDLSYNPLVSHLDLTFAAFLKMAGLVNLETLILTNTEVTSISDRALSPLSKLTSLNMRSNRLTTYGSEAFWGVSSLQVLYSDDGNMCCQYFHLNTLNECHAPVDELSSCSDLLRSDFFRVFLWTLSVLSIAGNAGVLVYRTIADERSTSLPFRLLVKNLCASDLLMGVYLMMIGAADEQFRGQYVEKEREWRHSAWCTAAGFLAFVSSEVSALVICCITLDRLLVLCYPFKASLHLKAKSVIALCCCVWCTCLVLAAVPLMAGLEFYGQNGICLPLPITRQQFSGQFYAFAIFIILNFVLFVLIGVGQLVIYTAIRRTGDATGSKRRQQDTTIARRLFLVVFTDFCCWFPVGLIGLLAFSGVPIPGVVNVWIAIFVLPLNSALNPFLYTLNTFLEKLEKRRMEARTKRLMAKVQSEVPKWQPSAVEEMMRVCVRSKLVEREKVLRIAGLSEGQLNLLARPLDKENAGCSSEK